The proteins below come from a single Bombus fervidus isolate BK054 chromosome 15, iyBomFerv1, whole genome shotgun sequence genomic window:
- the LOC139994981 gene encoding uncharacterized protein translates to MNFMTEEFARSLYLKQRRCSVPIGTLDNLTTIAKRQITATLTSVDGTYSSTMRFLVIPTISPAIPDQSIDRSLIKIPRNLRLADPEFHKSRPIEVLLSAGPTLASLCIGQIKLGQANHSELCLQKTRFGWVIGGSPTAQVATCSFHANTTDLQVDLARFWELDEGPSITHLSESEKTCEEHFRNHVRRTKEGRYVVALPFNERLASLGTSKAVAMNRLTSLHRRFQRDKQYEIAYRSVIREYLDLGHMSKVTSTSSLDKAYYLPHHGVIKESSDTTKLRVVFDGSAPSTTGISLNDTLHTGPKLQEDLVSILLRFRSHQYVLTGDIEKMYRQILVRPADRNYQHILWSNHKGDVETYRLNTVTFGLSAAPYLAIRCLKQLADDEGHRFPRASSILRRDFYVDDALTGADTKEVVSIREELTKLLRTAGLNIREWASNDQDILHGLSEIDKNRKLQLGESPTLKTLGVFWDSHDDAILYSVESKISISHITKRSISSVIAKIYDPLGLLAPVIVRAKILLQRVWALKVDWDESLPSDLHSEWKRYYSQLSLLNNIRFPRKAIIKASVNIELHGFCDASEKAYGACVYVRTTNGDGIIQTTLLTARSKVAPLKTQTIPRLELSGALLLTSLMSVVKHSLTTRISRIVYWTDSSIVLQWIKSSAHTLKTFVANRVSEIQSKTNINDWRHVPTNSNPADLISRGQSPKEFLKQDLWKTGPEWLNQTEESWPNWSPTMADDIPEQKKTICLMSNTIEPSLLDRYSSWSKLIRVVARCLRWKNKQNRGTPLTVDEINSSHSKVIHLIQSTHFPSEISQLRKNRTNEVGGKLKGLNPFIDKEGILRVGGRLRNSSIPFDQKHQIILPKAPITKIIILHEHTKNHHAGMQSTLYAVRQRYWPVDGRSQVWRTIKECVRCCRSNPPPVEYLMGDLPEARITESRPFTNVGTDYCGPFYVKERRHRNRSKVKVYVAIFICLATRAVHIELVSDLTTDAFIAALRRLISRRGHCATILSDNGTNFVGANRELKDLQALFQSTKHKEEIQKFLTDRKIQWRFNPLNSPHFGGLWEAAVKSFKRHLIRVVGTDVLTYEHFNTLVIEIEAILNSRPITPISSDPNDPPVITPGHFLIEALTTLDERDFKDAPPNQLSSWQRIVQLKQHFWSRWHREYITELTKRNKWTKGTHSIREGTIVLIREDNIPSMQWPLGRVIKTHPGADGIIRTVTIKTANNTLDRGVKRLVPLPCQPDT, encoded by the coding sequence ATGAATTTCATGACTGAAGAATTCGCCCGCTCACTTTACCTCAAACAAAGGAGATGTTCGGTGCCAATCGGAACCCTAGACAATTTGACTACCATTGCGAAGCGACAAATCACGGCCACTCTTACCTCTGTAGATGGCACATACTCAAGCACAATGAGATTTTTAGTAATACCTACTATATCGCCAGCAATTCCGGACCAATCCATTGATCGATCGCTAATCAAAATACCTCGAAATCTAAGATTAGCTGATCCAGAATTCCATAAGTCACGCCCGATCGAAGTATTATTGAGCGCCGGACCAACTTTAGCATCACTATGTATCGGGCAAATCAAGCTAGGTCAAGCAAATCACTCCGAGTTATGTTTACAAAAAACTCGATTTGGTTGGGTCATCGGGGGGAGCCCAACCGCACAAGTGGCCACCTGCTCCTTTCATGCTAATACCACTGATTTGCAAGTAGATCTAGCACGTTTCTGGGAACTCGATGAAGGACCCTCCATCACTCATTTGTCGGAATCAGAAAAAACATGTGAGGAGCATTTCCGTAATCATGTCCGACGCACAAAGGAAGGGCGATACGTCGTCGCCCTACCATTCAATGAGAGACTCGCTTCACTAGGAACATCGAAAGCCGTAGCCATGAATCGACTTACCTCGCTGCATCGTCGATTCCAACGCGATAAGCAATACGAAATAGCTTATCGCTCAGTCATCCGAGAGTATCTGGACCTGGGACACATGAGCAAGGTCACGTCCACCAGTTCCTTAGATAAAGCATACTATTTGCCGCATCACGGCGTAATCAAGGAATCTAGCGACACCACTAAACTTCGGGTCGTGTTCGACGGCTCAGCACCCAGCACGACCGGAATTTCCTTAAATGACACTCTTCATACCGGTCCAAAGCTACAAGAGGATTTAGTCAGCATTCTGTTGAGATTTCGATCTCATCAGTATGTCCTCACTGGTGACATCGAAAAGATGTACCGTCAAATCCTAGTGAGACCAGCGGATCGGAATTATCAGCACATTCTGTGGAGCAATCACAAAGGCGACGTCGAAACATATCGGCTCAATACCGTAACCTTCGGGTTATCGGCAGCACCGTACCTTGCCATACGGTGTCTGAAACAATTAGCAGATGACGAGGGCCATCGATTCCCACGCGCATCATCGATTTTAAGACGAGATTTCTACGTCGATGATGCCCTCACCGGAGCTGATACAAAAGAAGTAGTATCTATAAGAGAGGAATTAACCAAACTACTGCGAACTGCAGGGTTGAATATAAGAGAGTGGGCGTCCAACGATCAAGACATACTTCACGGATTATcggaaattgataaaaatcgaaAACTGCAATTAGGTGAGTCTCCAACTCTGAAAACTCTTGGGGTTTTCTGGGATTCGCACGACGATGCTATCCTCTATTCGGTTGAATCCAAAATCAGCATATCACATATCACCAAGCGATCAATCAGTTCTGTGATTGCCAAAATATACGATCCGCTTGGATTGTTAGCGCCAGTAATAGTTCGAGCAAAAATTCTGCTCCAACGAGTATGGGCATTGAAGGTGGACTGGGACGAATCACTTCCATCAGATCTACATTCAGAATGGAAGCGATATTATTCACAACTATCATTATTAAACAACATTCGATTTCCCCGAAAGGCCATCATCAAGGCCTCCGTTAATATCGAACTTCACGGCTTCTGTGACGCCAGCGAGAAAGCATACGGAGCTTGTGTATACGTTCGCACGACCAATGGTGACGGAATCATCCAGACCACACTACTAACGGCGCGATCCAAAGTAGCCCCACTCAAAACTCAAACCATACCAAGGCTCGAGTTAAGCGGAGCACTACTCCTTACCTCGTTAATGTCCGTGGTGAAACACTCATTAACGACAAGAATTTCACGAATCGTTTATTGGACGGACTCATCTATCGTGCTGCAGTGGATCAAATCCTCAGCACATACCCTAAAAACCTTCGTGGCAAACCGGGTATCAGAAATCCAAAGTAAAACCAACATCAACGACTGGCGACATGTGCCCACCAACAGCAATCCAGCAGATTTGATCTCCCGAGGTCAATCTCCTAAGGAGTTTTTAAAGCAGGATCTCTGGAAAACCGGACCGGAGTGGCTGAATCAGACCGAAGAGAGTTGGCCAAATTGGAGCCCTACAATGGCGGACGACATACCAGAACAGAAGAAGACCATCTGTTTAATGAGCAACACGATCGAACCTTCCCTTTTAGATCGATACTCTTCCTGGTCGAAACTCATCAGAGTCGTCGCTCGATGTCTTCGCtggaaaaacaaacaaaatcgAGGTACACCGCTGACAGTAGATGAAATCAATTCATCCCACAGCAAGGTGATACACTTGATACAGAGCACCCATTTTCCAAGCGAAATTAGTCAGCTCCGGAAGAATCGGACCAACGAGGTCGGAGGGAAACTTAAAGGCTTAAATCCCTTCATCGACAAGGAAGGGATACTACGAGTCGGAGGAAGACTCAGAAACTCATCCATTCCCTTCGACCAAAAACACCAAATCATTTTACCGAAGGCCCCGATAACCAAAATCATAATTCTTCACGAGCACACGAAGAATCATCATGCGGGCATGCAATCGACTTTATACGCTGTGAGACAACGCTATTGGCCTGTCGATGGTCGCAGTCAAGTATGGCGAACCATCAAAGAGTGCGTACGATGTTGCCGATCTAATCCACCTCCAGTAGAATACCTGATGGGAGATCTCCCAGAGGCGCGCATTACCGAGTCACGGCCTTTTACCAACGTCGGGACAGATTACTGCGGTCCCTTCTATGTCAAAGAAAGAAGACATCGGAATCGCAGCAAGGTCAAGGTTTACGTCGCCATCTTCATATGTCTAGCCACCAGAGCTGTACATATCGAATTGGTAAGTGACCTCACCACCGACGCTTTCATAGCAGCTTTACGACGGCTTATATCCCGGCGAGGACATTGCGCGACAATACTCTCGGACAACGGCACCAACTTCGTCGGGGCTAACAGAGAATTGAAAGATCTCCAGGCCCTCTTCCAGTCAACCAAACACAAAGAGGAGATACAGAAATTTCTCACAGACAGAAAAATACAATGGCGTTTTAATCCGCTCAACTCACCACACTTCGGGGGTCTGTGGGAAGCTGCGGTAAAATCGTTCAAACGCCATCTCATCCGCGTCGTCGGCACGGATGTCTTAACGTACGAACATTTCAACACACTGGTCATTGAGATAGAAGCTATCCTAAACTCCCGTCCCATCACCCCAATTTCTTCCGATCCTAATGACCCACCTGTCATCACTCCTGGTCATTTTTTGATAGAAGCCTTAACCACTCTAGACGAAAGAGATTTCAAAGACGCTCCACCAAACCAATTATCCAGCTGGCAGCGGATCGTCCAGCTAAAACAACATTTTTGGAGCCGATGGCATCGCGAATACATCACTGAGTTAACCAAACGCAACAAATGGACCAAAGGCACTCATAGTATTCGCGAAGGCACCATCGTCCTAATCAGAGAGGACAACATTCCTTCGATGCAGTGGCCCTTAGGCCGCGTAATCAAGACACATCCGGGAGCAGATGGGATAATCCGCACAGTCACGATTAAGACAGCCAACAACACCCTGGACCGCGGCGTCAAACGATTGGTTCCCCTGCCTTGTCAACCAGATACATAA